One window from the genome of Cervus elaphus chromosome 8, mCerEla1.1, whole genome shotgun sequence encodes:
- the TMEM200B gene encoding transmembrane protein 200B — protein MTAGSPGDCGEVRRSPEGRVSRLGRRLGRRRRARSPPEPLRVRARLRLRSPSGAFAALGALVVLVGMGIAVAGYWPHRAGVPGPRAANASAPPLSELRREGRGAGRAHGPHERLRLLGPVVMGVGLFVFICANTLLYENRDLETRRLRQGVLRAQALRPPDGPGWDCALLPSPGPRTPRAVGCVEPESWDLSPRRGTSPVPSVRSLRSEPANPRLGLPALLNSYPLKGSGLHPPWGPRPQAGHVIITVQPSGSCIEHSKSLDLGLGELLLGAPAARDCAHRSWPRLDRLSLGGYAKLGAGGDLGARV, from the coding sequence ATGACGGCCGGGAGCCCCGGAGACTGCGGGGAGGTGCGGAGGAGCCCCGAGGGCCGCGTCTCGCGCCTGGGCCGCCGCCTGGGCCGCCGCCGGCGCGCGCGCTCCCCTCCTGAGCCCCTGCGGGTGCGGGCGCGGCTGCGGCTGCGCTCGCCGTCGGGGGCGTTCGCGGCTCTGGGGGCGCTCGTGGTCCTGGTGGGCATGGGCATCGCGGTGGCCGGCTACTGGCCGCACCGCGCCGGAGTCCCGGGACCCCGGGCTGCGAACGCCAGCGCGCCTCCTCTGAGCGAGCTGCGGCGCGAGGGTCGCGGCGCCGGCCGAGCTCACGGCCCGCACGAGCGGCTGAGACTCCTTGGGCCGGTGGTCATGGGCGTTGGCCTGTTCGTGTTCATCTGCGCCAACACGCTGCTCTACGAGAACCGCGACCTGGAGACGCGACGGCTTCGCCAGGGGGTGCTGCGGGCTCAGGCGCTGCGGCCCCCGGACGGCCCGGGGTGGGACTGCGCGCttctccccagcccaggccccaggACTCCCCGAGCCGTAGGCTGCGTGGAACCAGAAAGCTGGGACCTGTCCCCGCGTCGGGGTACCTCACCCGTCCCGTCAGTGCGGAGTCTGCGTTCAGAGCCAGCTAATCCTCGCTTGGGGTTACCTGCCCTGCTTAACAGTTACCCGCTGAAGGGCTCAGGACTGCACCCACCCTGGGGTCCGCGGCCCCAGGCCGGCCATGTGATCATCACCGTGCAGCCCTCTGGCTCCTGCATCGAACATTCCAAGTCTTTGGATCTGGGCCTTGGAGAGCTCCTGCTGGGGGCCCCAGCGGCTCGGGACTGTGCTCACCGAAGTTGGCCACGGCTGGACCGCCTCAGTTTGGGGGGTTATGCCAAGTTGGGAGCAGGAGGGGACTTGGGAGCCCGGGTCTGA